In Gossypium arboreum isolate Shixiya-1 chromosome 5, ASM2569848v2, whole genome shotgun sequence, a single genomic region encodes these proteins:
- the LOC108480434 gene encoding pentatricopeptide repeat-containing protein At1g66345, mitochondrial isoform X2, translating to MIIVSMFEAYAKLKMFEDGFEVSCYLENHGFCLNLSSFNALLHGMQKSGENAMVWKVYEHMIRNRKYPNEITVRTMIGALCKEGKLQVVVNLLDRIHGKRCSPIVIVNTNLVFKVIEEGRIEEGMELLKRMLQKNLILDTIASSFIVYTKLKLGNLESAWEVYDEMLKRDFSANSFLFSSFIKAYCERGKIQEAESMLQEMKNMGLKPYDETFNHLIEACTKAGELDASVKHFEEMIDRGHVPSCSTFNEMVRGLCEIGDSEKANGFLTLVLDKGLSPNEVTYIHLMSAYGKQGKIQQVLKLYYEMEHRSLSPGLPVFTTLIRGLCDCGKVEEAEKYLRIMKGRSIGISEEICEALITGYLRNGDKTRAALLHNEMVARGMKAMKII from the exons ATGATAATTGTGTCCATGTTTGAG GCATATGCCAAGTTGAAAATGTTTGAGGATGGTTTTGAGGTTTCTTGTTACTTGGAGAATCATGGGTTTTGTTTGAACTTGTCAAGTTTCAATGCCTTGCTTCATGGGATGCAAAAATCTGGTGAAAATGCAATGGTTTGGAAGGTTTATGAGCATATGATTCGCAATAGGAAATACCCCAATGAAATTACGGTAAGGACGATGATTGGAGCTTTGTGTAAAGAAGGGAAGTTGCAAGTTGTGGTGAATTTGTTGGATAGGATTCATGGTAAGAGATGCTCTCCAATAGTTATTGTTAATACGAACTTGGTGTTTAAGGTTATAGAAGAGGGTAGAATTGAAGAGGGTATGGAATTATTGAAGAGAATGTTGCAAAAGAACTTGATTCTCGATACCATTGCTTCCTCTTTCATTGTTTATACTAAATTGAAGCTCGGGAATTTGGAATCAGCATGGGAGGTGTATGATGAAATGCTTAAGAGAGACTTTAGTGCCAACTCTTTTCTGTTTTCATCCTTCATAAAAGCATATTGTGAAAGAGGCAAAATTCAAGAAGCAGAAAGCATGTTGCAAgagatgaaaaatatgggtttgaAGCCATATGATGAAACTTTTAACCATTTGATCGAGGCATGTACTAAAGCCGGCGAATTGGATGCTAGTGTGAAACACTTTGAGGAAATGATCGATAGGGGACACGTTCCAAGTTGTTCCACTTTCAATGAAATGGTGAGAGGGCTTTGTGAAATTGGGGATTCGGAGAAAGCTAATGGGTTCTTAACTCTTGTTTTAGATAAAGGACTTTCACCTAATGAAGTCACATACATTCATCTTATGTCTGCTTATGGGAAACAGGGGAAGATCCAACAAGTTCTGAAATTATACTATGAAATGGAGCATAGGTCACTGTCTCCTGGATTACCAGTTTTTACAACATTGATTAGAGGTCTTTGTGACTGTGGAAAAGTAGAGGAAGCTGAGAAGTATCTAAGAATAATGAAAGGTCGTTCTATAGGGATCAGTGAAGAGATATGTGAAGCTTTAATCACTGGTTACCTCAGAAATGGCGACAAAACAAGAGCTGCTCTCCTTCATAATGAGATGGTTGCAAGAGGAATGAAGGCGATGAAAATAATATGA
- the LOC108480434 gene encoding pentatricopeptide repeat-containing protein At1g66345, mitochondrial isoform X1, which translates to MALLSRKLQSFLVSSSITNTPSFAVTKTIIIPSQLLLQSNNDSNVSFISDLFKKTHNWDTLTRTLSSVQLTHSLVQQVLLQLKLPEHARSALNFFYWSAKTQNFQHQIYSYCIAIHIVVHAQQLAEAKILIQSALKTSESNSTRFCLVESLLGSYKVVDSSPLVFDLLVQAYAKLKMFEDGFEVSCYLENHGFCLNLSSFNALLHGMQKSGENAMVWKVYEHMIRNRKYPNEITVRTMIGALCKEGKLQVVVNLLDRIHGKRCSPIVIVNTNLVFKVIEEGRIEEGMELLKRMLQKNLILDTIASSFIVYTKLKLGNLESAWEVYDEMLKRDFSANSFLFSSFIKAYCERGKIQEAESMLQEMKNMGLKPYDETFNHLIEACTKAGELDASVKHFEEMIDRGHVPSCSTFNEMVRGLCEIGDSEKANGFLTLVLDKGLSPNEVTYIHLMSAYGKQGKIQQVLKLYYEMEHRSLSPGLPVFTTLIRGLCDCGKVEEAEKYLRIMKGRSIGISEEICEALITGYLRNGDKTRAALLHNEMVARGMKAMKII; encoded by the coding sequence ATGGCTCTGTTGAGTAGGAAACTTCAGTCCTTTTTAGTTTCTTCATCAATCACCAACACTCCTTCATTTGCAGTAACCAAAACCATCATTATCCCCTCCCAATTGCTCTTGCAATCTAACAATGACTCGAATGTTAGTTTTATCTCTGATTTATTCAAGAAAACCCATAACTGGGATACTCTCACTAGAACTTTATCTTCAGTCCAATTAACCCATTCCCTTGTTCAACAAGTACTGCTCCAACTCAAGCTGCCTGAGCATGCAAGATCGgctttaaatttcttttactgGTCTGCAAAGACCCAAAACTTCCAACACCAGATTTACTCTTACTGCATTGCAATTCATATTGTAGTTCATGCCCAACAATTAGCTGAAGCTAAGATATTGATCCAATCAGCTTTGAAAACAAGTGAATCCAATTCAACTAGATTTTGTCTTGTGGAATCTTTACTGGGTAGTTACAAAGTTGTTGATTCAAGTCCTTTGGTGTTCGATTTGTTGGTTCAGGCATATGCCAAGTTGAAAATGTTTGAGGATGGTTTTGAGGTTTCTTGTTACTTGGAGAATCATGGGTTTTGTTTGAACTTGTCAAGTTTCAATGCCTTGCTTCATGGGATGCAAAAATCTGGTGAAAATGCAATGGTTTGGAAGGTTTATGAGCATATGATTCGCAATAGGAAATACCCCAATGAAATTACGGTAAGGACGATGATTGGAGCTTTGTGTAAAGAAGGGAAGTTGCAAGTTGTGGTGAATTTGTTGGATAGGATTCATGGTAAGAGATGCTCTCCAATAGTTATTGTTAATACGAACTTGGTGTTTAAGGTTATAGAAGAGGGTAGAATTGAAGAGGGTATGGAATTATTGAAGAGAATGTTGCAAAAGAACTTGATTCTCGATACCATTGCTTCCTCTTTCATTGTTTATACTAAATTGAAGCTCGGGAATTTGGAATCAGCATGGGAGGTGTATGATGAAATGCTTAAGAGAGACTTTAGTGCCAACTCTTTTCTGTTTTCATCCTTCATAAAAGCATATTGTGAAAGAGGCAAAATTCAAGAAGCAGAAAGCATGTTGCAAgagatgaaaaatatgggtttgaAGCCATATGATGAAACTTTTAACCATTTGATCGAGGCATGTACTAAAGCCGGCGAATTGGATGCTAGTGTGAAACACTTTGAGGAAATGATCGATAGGGGACACGTTCCAAGTTGTTCCACTTTCAATGAAATGGTGAGAGGGCTTTGTGAAATTGGGGATTCGGAGAAAGCTAATGGGTTCTTAACTCTTGTTTTAGATAAAGGACTTTCACCTAATGAAGTCACATACATTCATCTTATGTCTGCTTATGGGAAACAGGGGAAGATCCAACAAGTTCTGAAATTATACTATGAAATGGAGCATAGGTCACTGTCTCCTGGATTACCAGTTTTTACAACATTGATTAGAGGTCTTTGTGACTGTGGAAAAGTAGAGGAAGCTGAGAAGTATCTAAGAATAATGAAAGGTCGTTCTATAGGGATCAGTGAAGAGATATGTGAAGCTTTAATCACTGGTTACCTCAGAAATGGCGACAAAACAAGAGCTGCTCTCCTTCATAATGAGATGGTTGCAAGAGGAATGAAGGCGATGAAAATAATATGA